One stretch of Tenrec ecaudatus isolate mTenEca1 chromosome 18, mTenEca1.hap1, whole genome shotgun sequence DNA includes these proteins:
- the POLR2I gene encoding DNA-directed RNA polymerase II subunit RPB9 gives MEPDGTYEPGFVGIRFCQECNNMLYPKEDKENRILLYACRNCDYQQEADNSCIYVNKITHEVDELTQIIADVSQDPTLPRTEDHPCQKCGHKEAVFFQSHSARAEDAMRLYYVCTAPHCGHRWTE, from the exons ATGGAGCCGGATGGCACTTACGAGCCGGGTTTCGTGGGCATTCGGTTCTGTCAGGAATG TAACAACATGCTGTATCCCAAGGAAGACAAAGAGAATCGCATCCTGCTTTACGCG TGCCGCAACTGTGACTACCAGCAAGAGGCCGACAACAGCTGCATCTACGTCAACAAGATCACGCACGAAGTGGA TGAACTGACCCAGATCATCGCCGACGTGTCCCAGGACCCGACGCTGCCACGGACCGAGGACCACCCGTGCCAGAA gtgcGGCCACAAGGAGGCGGTGTTTTTCCAGTCGCACAGCGCCCGGGCCGAG GACGCCATGCGACTCTACTACGTGTGCACAGCCCCACACTGTGGTCACCGCTGGACTGAGTGA
- the OVOL3 gene encoding putative transcription factor ovo-like protein 3 — protein MPRAFLVRSRRPQPPNWSHLPDQLRGDAYVPDCSSLGGPPAHQASSCGDSWAAVSLQPTQGTMTPPPRAPRALGCPLCPKAFPLQRMLTRHLKCHSPARRHLCHYCSKGFHDAFDLKRHMRTHTGIRPFRCGACGKAFTQRCSLEAHLSKVHGQPASYAYRERREKLHVCEDCGFTSSRPDAYAQHLGLHRLA, from the exons ATGCCCCGTGCCTTTCTGGTCAGGAGTCGGCGTCCACAGCCACCCAACTGGAGTCACCTGCCTGACCAGCTCCGGGGAGATGCCTATGTCCCAG ACTGCAGCAGCCTTGGAGGACCACCAGCACACCAGGCTTCCAGCTGTGGGGACTCCTGGGCAGCGGTGAGTCTGCAA CCCACACAGGGCACTATGACTCCGCCTCCCAGGGCCCCGCGGGCCCTTGGCTGTCCGCTGTGCCCCAAGGCTTTCCCGCTGCAGCGCATGCTGACGCGGCACCTCAAGTGCCACAGCCCGGCACGCCGCCACCTGTGTCACTACTGCAGCAAGGGCTTCCACGATGCCTTCGATCTCAAGCGCCACATGAGGACGCACACAG GGATCCGGCCATTCCGCTGTGGTGCCTGTGGGAAAGCATTTACACAGCGCTGCTCGCTGGAGGCCCATCTGTCCAAGGTGCACGGGCAGCCGGCCAGCTACGCCTACCGCGAGCGCCGCGAGAAGCTGCACGTGTGTGAGGACTGCGGCTTCACCAGCTCGAGACCCGACGCCTATGCCCAGCACCTCGGCCTGCACCGCCTGGCATGA
- the CAPNS1 gene encoding calpain small subunit 1 — protein sequence MFLVNSFLKGGGGGGGGGGGLGNVLGGLVSGAGGGGGGGGGGLGNVLGGLISGAGGGGGGGGGGGGGTAMRILGGVISAISDAAAQYNPEPPPPRTHYSNIEANESEEVRQFRRLFNQLAGDDMEVSATELMNILNKIVTRHPDLKTDGFGLDTCRSMVAVMDSDTTGKLGFEEFKYLWNNIKKWQTIYKRFDVDHSGTICSSELPGAFEAAGFHLNEHLYNMIIRRYSDEAGNMDFDNFISCLVRLDAMFRAFKSLDKDGTGQIQVNIQEWLQLTMYS from the exons ATGTTCCTGGTCAACTCGTTCCTgaagggcggcggcggcggcggcgggggcggcgggggcCTGGGCAACGTGCTGGGAGGCCTGGTCAGCGGGgccggcggcgggggcggcggcggcgggggcggcctGGGCAACGTGCTCGGGGGGCTGATCAGcggggccggcggcggcggcggaggaggcggcggcggcggcggaggaaCGGCCATGCGTATCCTGGGCGGGGTCATAAGCGCCATCAG CGATGCGGCTGCGCAGTACAACCCGGAACCTCCG CCCCCGCGCACCCATTACTCCAACATTGAGGCCAATGAGAGCGAGGAGGTCCGCCAGTTCCGGAGACTGTTTAACCAGTTGGCTGGAGAT GACATGGAGGTCAGCGCCACCGAGCTCATgaacattctcaacaaaattgTGACCCGCC ATCCCGATCTGAAGACGGATGGATTTGGCCTTGACACGTGTCGCAGCATGGTGGCCGTGATGGAT AGTGATACCACAGGCAAGTTGGGCTTCGAGGAATTCAAGTACCTGTGGAACAACATCAAGAAGTGGCAG ACCATATACAAACGCTTTGATGTCGACCACTCAGGGACCATCTGTAGCAGCGAACTCCCAGGGGCTTTTGAGGCAGCAG GCTTCCATCTGAACGAACAtctctacaacatgatcattcgGCGCTACTCGGATGAGGCCGGGAACATGGATTTTGACAACTTCATCAGCTGCCTCGTCAGACTGGATGCCATGTTCC GTGCCTTTAAATCTCTTGACAAAGATGGAACTGGACAAATCCAGGTGAACATCCAAGAG TGGCTGCAGCTGACTATGTATTCCTga
- the TBCB gene encoding tubulin-folding cofactor B: MEVTGISAPTVTVFISSTLNSFRSEKRYSRSLTIAEFKCKLELVVGTPASCMELELYGADDKFYSKLDQEDALLGSYPVDDGCRIHVIDHSGARLGEYEDVSKVEKYKISQEAYDQRQDSVRSFLKRSKLGRYNEEERAQREAEATQSLEEERLQADAISVGSRCEVRAPSQPSRRGTVMYVGLTDFKPGYWVGVRYDEPLGKNDGSVNGKRYFECQAKYGAFVKPSSVTVGDFPEEDYGLDEM; the protein is encoded by the exons ATGGAGGTGACGGGGATCTCGGCGCCCACGGTGACTGTATTCATCAGCAGCACCCTCAACAGCTTCCGCTCTGAGAAGCGGTACAGTCGTAGCCTCACCATCGCGGAGTTCAAG TGTAAACTGGAGCTGGTGGTGGGCACCCCGGCGTCGTGCATGGAACTGGAGCTCTATGGCGCTGACGACAAGTTCTACAGCAAGCTGGACCAGGAAGACGCACTCTTGGGCTCCTACCCTGTGGACGATGGGTGTCGCATCCAC GTCATCGACCACAGCGGGGCCCGCCTTGGGGAGTATGAGGATGTGTCCAAGGTGGAGAAATACAAGATCTCACAAGAAGCCTATGACCAGAGACAAG ACTCTGTCCGTTCCTTCCTGAAGCGCAGCAAACTGGGCCGCTACAATGAAGAGGAGCGGGCCCAGCGGGAGGCCGAGGCCACCCAGAGCCTGGAAGAGGAGAGGCTCCAGGCTGATGCCATCAGTGTGGGCAGCCGCTGTGAGGTGCGGGCGCCCAGCCAGCCCTCTCGCCGGGGCACGGTCATGTATGTCG GACTCACCGATTTCAAGCCTGGCTACTGGGTTGGTGTCCGCTATGACGAGCCACTAGGGAAAAATGATGGCAG CGTGAATGGGAAGCGCTACTTTGAGTGTCAGGCCAAGTACGGCGCCTTCGTGAAGCCATCATCTGTGACGGTGGGAGACTTCCCTGAGGAGGACTACGGGTTGGACGAGATGTGA